The following proteins are co-located in the Toxotes jaculatrix isolate fToxJac2 chromosome 9, fToxJac2.pri, whole genome shotgun sequence genome:
- the LOC121187528 gene encoding zona pellucida-like domain-containing protein 1, with product MTVGKALSGAEMTRMCFIVLLMSNTASVSAQFNGYNCDANYHSRFPGERDISVYCGVQTITLKINFCPVLFSGYTDTDLALNGHHGDAQCRGFVNNNTFPTAVLFSISLSTLEACGNSLVVSTAYGVNAYGNMSLVQIGNVSGYIDTPDPPAIISYLPGLLYKFSCSYPLEYLVNNSQLASSSAAVSVKDSNGTFVSTLSMILYNDSTYNQPLSIPMAGLALKTRVFAAVKATNLDKRWNILMDYCYTTPSGNPNDELRYDLFFGCYKDPQTTVFENGKSQMGRFSFEVFRFVKHRHQKMSTVFLHCVTKLCRADDCIMLMPICGRRRRRDGDESADSPPAASGNAVITAGPIITRSDETPVNNSQLASGDSSHPMNPVTSALISGVVILGGVSVGFFLLSLHLLQKSRLPATTASGVWNPSFK from the exons ATGACAGTGGGAAAAGCTCTCTCAGGTGCTGAAATGACACGAATGTGCTTTATCGTCCTGCTGATGAGTAACACTGCTTCAGTCTCCGCACAGTTTAATGGATACAACTGTGACGCCAACTACCACAGCAGGTTTCCTG GTGAGCGGGACATCAGTGTGTACTGCGGCGTTCAGACCATCACTTTAAAGATCAACTTCTGCCCGGTGCTTTTCTctggatacacagacacagatttgGCCCTGAACGGTCACCACGGTGACGCCCAGTGCCGCGGCTTCGTCAACAACAACACCTTCCCCACGGCGGTCCTGTTCAGCATCAGCCTCAGCACTCTGGAGGCCTGTGGCAACAGCCTGGTG gtcaGCACGGCCTATGGGGTCAATGCCTATGGGAACATGTCTCTGGTACAAATTGGGAATGTCTCAGGCTATATCGACACCCCTGACCCGCCGGCTATAATCAGCTACCTGCCTGGTTTGTTGTATAAATTCAGCTGCAGCTACCCGCTGGAGTACCTGGTCAATAACTCACAGCTGGCATC CTCCTCTGCAGCCGTATCCGTCAAGGACAGCAACGGTACATTTGTGAGCACGTTAAGTATGATCCTGTATAAT gATTCAACATACAATCAACCTCTCTCTATTCCAATGGCTGGACTGGCTCTGAAAACCAGAGTATTTGCAGCTGTGAAAGCCACAAACTTAGACAAACG ATGGAACATCTTGATGGACTACTGTTACACAACCCCCTCAGGGAATCCTAATGATGAACTCCGCTATGACCTTTTCTTTGG CTGCTATAAAGACCCACAGACGACAGTCTTCGAAAATGGGAAGAGTCAGATGGGGCGTTTTTCCTTCGAGGTTTTCCGTtttgtcaaacacagacaccagaAGATGTCGACCGTGTTTTTGCACTGCGTCACCAAGCTTTGTCGGGCAGACGACTGCATCATGCTCATGCCA ATCTGTGGGCGACGGCGCAGGCGGGATGGAGACGAGAGTGCAGATTCCCCACCAGCAGCATCTGGGAACGCAGTCATCACTGCCGGACCAATCATCACTCGGAGCG ATGAAACTCCTGTCAACAACTCCCAACTTG CATCTGGAGACTCCTCCCATCCAATGAACCCGGTGACCAGTGCTCTGATCTCAGGCGTGGTCATCCTGGGTGGGGTCAGCGTGGGCTTCTTCCTGCTGTCGCTTCACCTCCTGCAGAAGTCCCGCCTCCCAGCGACCACAGCTTCAGGTGTTTGGAACCCCAGCTTTAAATGA